The Xiphophorus hellerii strain 12219 chromosome 5, Xiphophorus_hellerii-4.1, whole genome shotgun sequence genome window below encodes:
- the LOC116720456 gene encoding hydroperoxide isomerase ALOXE3-like, with protein MVDYSVTVYTGDAAHCSTFHSFYITLVGTDGESDCQKLSTWVRSFTHNPYTHKVECTKPLGDLLAIIIQKEYHIVFSKGPWFVAKVEVKSPMGDIYQFPIYKWITDCKDHYYQEGSAKFFSQEKQNITELCWTKDLEEQRALYCWDQLKDGLPHNMKAESYSSLPLDVSFYKIKEIEMEYTGAKALLQLKLAEWAEHKTKWTNIEDIKHLYCCHRTEISDYVCQKWQEDSFFGYQFLNGVNPMMIQCCKTLPENFQVTDEMVFKDGNQSLTDEMQKGNIFLCDYKMLDGVKANIIDGEQQYLVAPLVLLHKTPDDKLMPIAIQLKQIPAEDNPVFLPTDSRWDWLLAKTFVRNADFNMHELSSHLLRTHLLAEVFAVALLRQIPMMHPLYKLLMPHTRYTPMINFLARKLLISDDGVFTKFASSGGEGMFTILRKALSSMTYRSLCLPDDISDRGLEDVPNFFYRDDGLKLWNIIYSFVKETLQYYYKSDQMVQEDQALQQWIGDIYSHGFLSEKNTGIPIRFDTVGELVKFVTMVIFTCSAQHSAVNTGQYDFIGWMPNTPVTLKCPPPSKKEEATEETLLDTLPSIDVTVHGMATVWLLSKVSTDAEYLGNYPEKRFIEDVPLNNIKVFKEQLQELSLQIEARNKQLELPYTYLDPKVVENSVSV; from the exons ATGGTGGACTACTCAGTAACCGTCTACACTGGAGATGCTGCTCATTGCAGCACTTTCCATAGTTTCTACATCACATTGGTGGGGACAGATGGTGAGAGTGACTGCCAGAAGCTCAGCACCTGGGTCCGATCCTTTACACACAAT CCGTATACTCATAAGGTGGAATGCACCAAGCCACTTGGTGACCTTTTAGCAATCATCATTCAGAAGGAATACCATATCGTGTTCTCCAAAGGCCCGTGGTTTGTTGCTAAGGTGGAGGTGAAATCTCCAATGGGAGACATCTACCAGTTCCCGATCTACAAATGGATCACTGACTGCAAGGATCACTATTACCAGGAGGGATCAG CCAAGTTTTTCAgtcaagaaaaacagaacatcaCCGAATTATGTTGGACAAAAGATCTTGAAGAACAGCGGGCCCTCTATTG CTGGGATCAGCTTAAAGATGGATTACCACACAACATGAAAGCAGAGTCCTATAGTTCACTGCCCCTGGATGTGAGTTTCTACAAGATCAAGGAAATAGAGATGGAGTACACTGGAGCTAAAGC GCTTCTTCAGCTAAAACTGGCAGAATGGGCTGAGCACAAGACGAAGTGGACTAATATTGAAGATATAAAACATCTGTACTGCTGCCATCGCACTGAAATATCTG ATTATGTCTGTCAGAAATGGCAGGAGGACTCCTTCTTCGGCTACCAGTTTCTGAACGGAGTAAACCCGATGATGATCCAGTGCTGTAAAACTCTGCCTGAGAACTTTCAAGTGACTGATGAGATGGTCTTCAAGGATGGGAATCAGAGTCTGACAGATGAGATGCAG AAAGGCAACATCTTCTTGTGTGACTACAAGATGTTGGATGGAGTGAAGGCAAACATCATAGATGGGGAGCAGCAGTATCTGGTGGCTCCTCTTGTTTTGCTGCACAAAACTCCTGATGACAAACTGATGCCGATTGCAATTCAG CTGAAACAGATTCCAGCAGAGGACAACCCTGTATTCCTCCCCACTGACTCACGGTGGGACTGGTTGTTGGCAAAGACGTTTGTGAGAAATGCAGATTTTAACATGCATGAACTCAGTTCTCACCTGCTGCGCACCCACCTGCTGGCTGAGGTGTTCGCAGTGGCTCTCCTGCGCCAAATACCCATGATGCATCCTCTCTACAAG CTTCTTATGCCTCACACTCGCTACACGCCGATGATCAACTTCTTGGCACGGAAACTTCTCATATCTGATGATGGTGTTTTCACCAAG TTTGCCTCTTCTGGTGGTGAAGGGATGTTCACCATTCTGCGGAAGGCGCTCTCCTCCATGACCTACAGATCCCTCTGTTTACCGGACGACATCTCTGACCGCGGGCTGGAGGATGTGCCCAACTTCTTCTACAGAGACGATGGACTGAAGCTGTGGAACATCATCTACAG CTTTGTGAAGGAAACCCTCCAGTATTACTACAAGAGCGATCAGATGGTCCAGGAAGACCAGGCCCTGCAGCAGTGGATCGGTGATATATATTCACATGGGTTCCTTTCTGAGAAAAACACAG GTATTCCAATAAGATTCGACACCGTAGGCGAGTTGGTGAAGTTTGTCACCATGGTGATCTTCACCTGCTCAGCACAGCACTCGGCTGTGAACACCGGACAG TATGACTTCATTGGCTGGATGCCCAACACCCCAGTGACCCTGAAATGTCCACCACCTTCCAAAAAGGAAGAAGCTACGGAGGAAACGCTACTGGACACGCTGCCTTCTATAGATGTCACCGTGCATGGGATGGCCACAGTTTGGCTGCTCAGCAAGGTGTCCACTGACGCT GAGTATCTGGGTAACTACCCAGAGAAGCGGTTTATTGAAGATGTTCCCCTGAACAACATAAAGGTCTTCAAAGAGCAACTTCAAGAGCTGAGTCTGCAAATCGAAGCCAGAAACAAACAACTTGAGCTGCCTTACACTTACCTGGACCCGAAGGTGGTGGAGAACAGCGTGAGCGTGTAG
- the LOC116720457 gene encoding histone H1-like isoform X3 — MAEVAPAPPPVAAPAKAAKKKASKPKKSGPSVGELIVKTVAASKERGGVSAAALKKALAAGGYDVDKNKARVRTAIKSLLTKGTLVHTKGTGASGSFKMGSKADTKAKKPAKKPAAKAKKPAAAPAKKPAAAPAKKVAAKKPAAAAAKKSPKKARKPAAIKKATKSPMKAAAKKAPAKKTAKPKVKKAAAKK; from the exons ATGGCAGAAGTCGCTCCAGCTCCACCGCCCGTCGCCGCTCCGGCCAAAGCGGCCAAGAAGAAGGCCTCCAAGCCCAAGAAGAGCGGCCCCAGCGTCGGCGAGCTGATCGTGAAAACTGTGGCCGCTTCCAAGGAGCGAGGCGGCGTGTCGGCGGCCGCCCTCAAGAAGGCTCTGGCCGCCGGAGGATACGATGTGGACAAAAACAAAGCTAGAGTCAGGACCGCCATCAAGAGCCTGCTCACCAAGGGAACCCTGGTCCACACCAAGGGTACCGGGGCCTCCGGCTCCTTCAAGATGGGCAGCAAGGCCGACACCAAGGCGAAGAAGCCCGCGAAGAAACCCGCTGCTAAAGCTAAGAAGCCCGCGGCGGCGCCGGCCAAGAAACCCGCAGCGGCGCCGGCCAAGAAAGTAGCAGCCAAGAAACCTGCGGCTGCTGCTGCCAAGAAGTCTCCTAAGAAGGCCAGGAAGCCAGCAGCCATCAAGAAG GCCACTAAGAGCCCTATGAAGGCAGCAGCTAAGAAAGCTCCAGCGAAGAAGACCGCTAAGCCCAAAGTGAAGAAGGCAGCAGCCAAGAAGTGA
- the pex6 gene encoding peroxisome assembly factor 2, whose translation MAVQIQLSCLENFPAHISPLDVLALESDLESVFQHGTNQPTVLFTPNQPQLCDRTGILLQVHPTTMEEISSAGGSSCLTADSESGLRVRFFTSQYFLKHFRFQRCSYAGTIRPLEPVSLDRVVLGARSRQSLCWAGREQFTGGLLELCHLGQEPLARQGDPFLLSHHPLFGDDTGQVQQRLLELLVLECSPVKQGRITANTSLVLTDCWDCADPPGPSLPGRSLGLSVSDFAHYADSVGSRSLLDSWSSLGSGLPDVLQALECRLDVRVVDTQRWYWVKGKQGALVDTDSCMFLSKQLLLRLGLFNHEWVRLSRPAGSGRGPGEEVNVRAAPCRERLVSAVVVDLGPELTIHDDVGFISATLWFNMTEGEKLPVKSCTLRMKRWKSALEHLGQRSDSYCLSASLPFATELHIQPVSSPQHSNLSFPDNLLAEHFTTPRVISQGDILTVPAENHPELLEYNAEGIRRCPVLYFKVQKALPSANGGGEALLADEAHTSLYMGTFTNSPVPCCCVDEESLWRSLAPSGLNKTVDLLSDLILPHLQHRESLSACTVILQGPAGSGKMTVVRAASRRLHLHLLKVNCVTVCADTPAAAEVKLSSVFQRANALQPCVLLLRNLHLLLKGAAEDNGRVKAVLCQLLGSAPTSVVVVATVCRARDLSIMGAFIHQVEMESPTEEQRLAMLVGLSRELHLGRDVNLERLSKLTAGFVLGDLSALLTEAGRAACRRLIHTCGGSLQEDLCSSGVTIMKQDFCCALETLQSAQSKAIGAPKIPNVCWEDVGGLEHVKREILDTVQLPLQRPELLSLGLNRTGVLLYGPPGTGKTLLAKAVATECAMTFLSVKGPELINMYVGQSEENIREVFHKARSAVPCVVFFDELDSLAPNRGRSGDSGGVMDRVVSQLLAELDSLQSSAGVFVIGATNRPDLLDQSLLRPGRFDKLVYVGINEDRVSQLQVLQAILRKFQLDPAVNLQDVVDRCPTRMTGADLYALCSDAMTAAIKRKIQQINDGLDSEDSPVLLSAEDFSSALKNFRPSVSEAELLRYRSIHQELCGQ comes from the exons ATGGCGGTGCAGATTCAGTTGAGTTGTTTGGAGAATTTTCCCGCACACATTAGTCCTCTGGATGTTCTGGCCCTGGAATCTGACCTGGAATCTGTTTTCCAACATGGCACCAACCAGCCCACCGTCCTCTTCACCCCGAACCAGCCTCAGCTCTGTGACAGGACGGGCATTTTACTGCAAGTTCACCCGACCACCATGGAGGAGATTAGCAGCGCCGGGGGTAGTAGCTGCCTAACTGCCGACAGCGAGTCCGGACTCCGTGTCCGCTTCTTCACCAGCCAGTATTTCCTGAAACACTTTCGGTTCCAGCGGTGTTCATACGCCGGAACTATCAGGCCTCTGGAGCCGGTCAGCCTGGACAGGGTGGTACTCGGAGCCCGCAGCAGGCAGAGCCTCTGCTGGGCAGGAAGGGAGCAGTTCACCGGTGGACTGCTGGAGCTCTGTCACTTGGGGCAGGAGCCGCTGGCCCGTCAAGGAGACCCGTTTCTCCTGTCCCATCATCCACTGTTTGGAGACGACACGGGACAG GTGCAACAGCGCCTCCTGGAGCTCCTGGTGCTGGAATGCAGTCCAGTGAAGCAGGGGAGAATCACAGCCAACACCTCTCTGGTCCTGACCGACTGCTGGGACTGCGCGGACCCTCCAGGCCCGTCGTTGCCAGGCAGATCTCTCGGACTGAGCGTGTCAGACTTTGCTCATTACGCCGACAGCGTTGGGTCTCGGTCTCTCCTGGATAGCTGGAGTAGTCTGGGCTCTGGGTTGCCGGACGTCCTGCAGGCCTTGGAGTGCAGGTTAGACGTGCGCGTGGTGGACACTCAGCGATGGTACTGGGTCAAAGGCAAGCAAGGAGCACTTGTGGACACAGACAGCTGCATGTTCCTGAGCAAGCAGCTGCTTCTGAGGCTGGGGCTGTTCAACCATGAGTGGGTGAGGTTGTCCAGGCCTGCAGGGAGCGGCAGAGGGCCGGGGGAAGAGGTCAATGTCAGAGCTGCCCCCTGCAGAGAGCGCCTGGTCTCTGCAGTAGTGGTGGATCTGGGTCCAGAACTGACGATCCACGACGATGTGGGTTTCATCTCAGCGACTCTGTGGTTCAATATGACAGAAGGAGAAAAGCTTCCCGTGAAGAGCTGCACACTAAGGATGAAG AGGTGGAAATCGGCTCTTGAACATCTCGGGCAGCGCTCTGACAGTTACTGCCTCTCAGCTTCTCTGCCGTTTGCCACTGAGCTTCACATCCAGCCGGTCAGCTCTCCGCAGCACAGCAACCTCAGCTTCCCCGACAACCTGCTGGCCGAGCATTTCACCACACCACG CGTGATTTCACAGGGAGACATCCTGACGGTTCCTGCTGAAAACCATCCAGAGCTGCTGGAATACAATGCAGAGGGGATTCGCAG GTGTCCGGTTCTGTACTTTAAAGTTCAGAAGGCTCTCCCATCTGCTAACGGAGGGGGAGAAGCTCTTCTGGCTGATGAGGCTCACACCTCACTCTACATG GGAACGTTCACCAACAGCCCTGTTCCCTGCTGCTGCGTGGATGAAGAGTCTCTGTGGAGAAGCCTGGCTCCTTCTGGCCTCAACAAGACCGTCGACCTCCTCAGTGACCTCATCCTGCCTCACCTGCAGCACAG AGAGTCTCTGTCTGCTTGCACCGTCATCCTCCAAGGTCCTGCAGGCAGCGGAAAGATGACTGTGGTCAGAGCGGCGAGTCGCAGACTCCACCTCCACCTGCTGAAG gtgaactgtgtgactgtgtgtgcagacactcctgcagctgcagaagtGAAACTGTCGTCGGTGTTCCAGCGAGCCAACGCGCTGCAGCCGTGTGTCCTGCTGCTCAGAAACCTGCATCTCCTGCTAAAAGGAGCTGCTGAAGACAATGGCCGGGTCAAGGCGGTTCTGTGCCAGCTGCTCGGCAGCGCCCCCACCAG tGTGGTAGTTGTGGCCACGGTTTGCAGAGCTCGGGATCTCTCCATCATGGGGGCATTTATCCACCAGGTGGAGATGGAGAGCCCCACAGAGGAGCAGCGGCTCGCCATGTTGGTAGGTCTGAGTCGAGAGCTTCATCTGGGGAGAGACGTCAACCTGGAGCGACTGTCCAAGCTAACAGCA GGTTTTGTGCTGGGAGATCTGAGCGCTCTTCTGACTGAAGCTGGAAGAGCTGCCTGCAGGAGGCTGATCCACACCTG TGGTGGCAGCCTGCAGGAGGACTTGTGCTCCAGCGGAGTGACCATCATGAAACAGGACTTCTGCTGCGCTCTGGAGACGCTGCAGAGCGCCCAGTCTAAAGCCATCGGAGCCCCAAAG ATCCCTAATGTGTGCTGGGAGGACGTTGGAGGGTTGGAGCATGTGAAGAGGGAAATCCTGGACACTGTGCAGCTTCCTCTGCAGCGTCCTGAGCTCCTGTCTTTGGGTCTGAACCGAACCGGAGTCCTGCTGTACGGACCGCCCGGTACAGGAAAGACCCTGCTGGCCAAGGCTGTGGCCACCGAATGCGCCATGACCTTCCTCAG tgtCAAAGGTCCAGAGCTCATCAACATGTATGTGGGTCAGAGTGAAGAAAACATCCGAGAAG tgtTCCACAAAGCGCGCTCGGCTGTTCCCTGTGTCGTCTTCTTTGACGAGCTGGACTCTCTGGCGCCCAacagggggcgcagtggagacTCTGGAGGAGTGATGGACAG AGTTGTGTCTCAACTGCTGGCTGAACTGGACTCGCTGCAGTCGTCTGCTGGAGTTTTTGTGATCGGAGCCACAAACCGTCCGGATCTGCTGGACCAGTCGCTGCTCAGACCCGGAAG GTTTGATAAACTGGTCTATGTTGGGATCAATGAGGACCGCGTCTCCCAGCTGCAGGTTCTCCAGGCCATCCTCAGAAA GTTCCAGTTGGATCCGGCTGTGAATCTGCAGGATGTGGTGGATCGCTGCCCGACTCGCATGACCGGCGCCGACCTGTACGCTCTGTGCTCAGACGCCATGACGGCGGCCATCAAGAGAAAAATCCAACAGATCAACGATG GTCTGGATTCAGAGGACTCTCCTGTCCTCCTCTCTGCAGAGGATTTCTCTTCTGCTCTGAAAAACTTTAGACCTTCTGTTTCCGAAGCGGAGCTGCTGCGGTACCGAAGCATTCACCAGGAACTCTGCGGACAGTAG
- the LOC116720458 gene encoding histone H3, producing the protein MARTKQTARKSTGGKAPRKQLATKAARKSAPATGGVKKPHRYRPGTVALREIRRYQKSTELLIRKLPFQRLVREIAQDFKTDLRFQSSAVMALQEASEAYLVGLFEDTNLCAIHAKRVTIMPKDIQLARRIRGERA; encoded by the coding sequence ATGGCAAGAACCAAGCAGACCGCGAGGAAATCCACCGGAGGCAAAGCCCCCAGGAAGCAGCTGGCCACCAAGGCCGCCCGCAAGAGCGCTCCGGCCACCGGCGGCGTCAAGAAGCCCCACCGTTACAGGCCCGGTACCGTGGCTCTCCGGGAGATCCGCCGCTACCAGAAATCCACCGAACTGCTCATCCGCAAGTTGCCGTTCCAGCGGCTGGTCCGTGAGATCGCCCAGGACTTTAAGACCGACCTGCGTTTCCAGAGCTCGGCCGTCATGGCCCTGCAGGAGGCCAGCGAGGCCTACCTGGTGGGGCTCTTCGAGGACACCAACCTGTGCGCCATCCACGCTAAGAGGGTCACCATCATGCCCAAAGACATCCAGCTGGCCCGCCGCATCCGTGGAGAGAGAGCTTAG
- the LOC116720457 gene encoding histone H1-like isoform X1, translating into MAEVAPAPPPVAAPAKAAKKKASKPKKSGPSVGELIVKTVAASKERGGVSAAALKKALAAGGYDVDKNKARVRTAIKSLLTKGTLVHTKGTGASGSFKMGSKADTKAKKPAKKPAAKAKKPAAALAKKPAAAPAKKPKKVAAKKPAAAAAKKSPKKARKPAAIKKAAKSPKKAVKKATKSPMKAAAKKAPAKKTAKPKVKKAAAKK; encoded by the exons ATGGCAGAAGTCGCTCCAGCTCCACCGCCCGTCGCCGCTCCGGCCAAAGCGGCCAAGAAGAAGGCCTCCAAGCCCAAGAAGAGCGGCCCCAGCGTCGGCGAGCTGATCGTGAAAACTGTGGCCGCTTCCAAGGAGCGAGGCGGCGTGTCGGCGGCCGCCCTCAAGAAGGCTCTGGCCGCCGGAGGATACGATGTGGACAAAAACAAAGCTAGAGTCAGGACCGCCATCAAGAGCCTGCTCACCAAGGGAACCCTGGTCCACACCAAGGGTACCGGGGCCTCCGGCTCCTTCAAGATGGGCAGCAAGGCCGACACCAAGGCGAAGAAGCCCGCGAAGAAAC CCGCTGCTAAAGCTAAGAAGCCCGCAGCGGCGCTGGCCAAGAAACCCGCAGCGGCGCCGGCCAAGAAGCCCAAGAAAGTAGCAGCCAAGAAACCTGCGGCTGCTGCTGCCAAGAAGTCTCCTAAGAAGGCCAGGAAGCCAGCAGCCATCAAGAAGGCAGCGAAGAGCCCTAAGAAGGCGGTCAAGAAGGCCACTAAGAGCCCTATGAAGGCAGCAGCTAAGAAAGCTCCAGCGAAGAAGACCGCTAAGCCCAAAGTGAAGAAGGCAGCAGCCAAGAAGTGA
- the LOC116720457 gene encoding histone H1-like isoform X2 produces MAEVAPAPPPVAAPAKAAKKKASKPKKSGPSVGELIVKTVAASKERGGVSAAALKKALAAGGYDVDKNKARVRTAIKSLLTKGTLVHTKGTGASGSFKMGSKADTKAKKPAKKPAAKAKKPAAAPAKKPAAAPAKKPKKVAAKKPAAAAAKKSPKKARKPAAIKKAAKSPKKAVKKATKSPMKAAAKKAPAKKTAKPKVKKAAAKK; encoded by the exons ATGGCAGAAGTCGCTCCAGCTCCACCGCCCGTCGCCGCTCCGGCCAAAGCGGCCAAGAAGAAGGCCTCCAAGCCCAAGAAGAGCGGCCCCAGCGTCGGCGAGCTGATCGTGAAAACTGTGGCCGCTTCCAAGGAGCGAGGCGGCGTGTCGGCGGCCGCCCTCAAGAAGGCTCTGGCCGCCGGAGGATACGATGTGGACAAAAACAAAGCTAGAGTCAGGACCGCCATCAAGAGCCTGCTCACCAAGGGAACCCTGGTCCACACCAAGGGTACCGGGGCCTCCGGCTCCTTCAAGATGGGCAGCAAGGCCGACACCAAGGCGAAGAAGCCCGCGAAGAAACCCGCTGCTAAAGCTAAGAAGCCCGCGGCGGCGCCGGCCAAGAAACCCGCAGCGGCGCCGGCCAAGAAA CCCAAGAAAGTAGCAGCCAAGAAACCTGCGGCTGCTGCTGCCAAGAAGTCTCCTAAGAAGGCCAGGAAGCCAGCAGCCATCAAGAAGGCAGCGAAGAGCCCTAAGAAGGCGGTCAAGAAGGCCACTAAGAGCCCTATGAAGGCAGCAGCTAAGAAAGCTCCAGCGAAGAAGACCGCTAAGCCCAAAGTGAAGAAGGCAGCAGCCAAGAAGTGA